A window from Drosophila subobscura isolate 14011-0131.10 chromosome O, UCBerk_Dsub_1.0, whole genome shotgun sequence encodes these proteins:
- the LOC117897852 gene encoding ETS-like protein pointed isoform X3 yields the protein MPPSAFLVNATIISSAANALDSDKESDLLHQQQQQQHSHHLLQQQQQQQQQHYNNYNNMVLQSYENYPSYHLGQHHHHHHHAHHHTQQSMHLQHHQSLQQQQQQQHLPQQQSHLPQQQQQQQPPHYGSPTQQQQQAQQHPHHRLSGGSTGSTTTTSSGSSSSASSSSNTSSQGFVPNSSGSGSSTNSTSNLVGALSSSTAASLGLGYFNDMAPFGGDSAGVGVGVGVGGNAYYTDSDVNFFSTGYSSNTHERPNNSPPPQQQQQQQQQQQQNGNTNTNNNNSSGNSSNNSMLPPAVQQQSSSDTNNTSNNNNNNNNNTNPSNNNNNNNNNINYQLAAMAAIYQHQMKEEPGTQNGSGGSGGSYAAGGPNGSQNDPTDLSSYGLSPHLAAAYSAGGSGSSSGGGTASTGAAGDDSDYHSTISAQEHQSQASSGGNGSGNNSTGNSNGYGMDGSPDFYNSYGRGRFHDYPPEFTPYDAQSFQSMGGQPTAMDQWGAHTHPHPAAYMSTLGLDKSLLGGYTTQGGVPCFTGSGPIQLWQFLLELLLDKTCQSFISWTGDGWEFKLTDPDEVARRWGIRKNKPKMNYEKLSRGLRYYYDKNIIHKTAGKRYVYRFVCDLQNLVGHTPEELVAKYDLKIEKKDVD from the exons ATGCCGCCCTCTGCGTTTTTAGTGAATGCCACCATAATCAGCAGTGCCGCCAACGCCTTGGACAGTGACAAGGAGTCGGATCTCcttcaccagcagcagcagcagcagcacagccatcATCTcctccagcaacaacagcaacagcagcaacaacactacaacaactacaacaacatgGTCCTGCAGAGCTATGAGAATTATCCCAGCTACCACTTGggacagcatcatcatcatcatcatcacgcGCACCATCATACCCAGCAGTCGATGCATTTGCAACATCATCAGAgcctgcaacagcagcagcagcagcaacacttaccacagcagcagtcgcacctgccacagcagcagcagcagcagcagccaccgcacTATGGATCacccacccagcagcagcagcaggcacaacaGCATCCGCACCATCGTCTCTCCGGCGGGAGCACGGGCAGCACGACGACAACCTCCTCCGGCTCCAGTTCgagtgcctcctcctccagcaacACCTCGTCGCAGGGATTTGTGcccaacagcagtggcagcgggagcagcaccaacagcaccagcaatcTGGTGGGGGCTCTGAGCAGCTCGACGGCTGCCTCCTTGGGTCTGGGATACTTTAACGATATGGCGCCCTTTGGTGGCGACTCtgcaggagtgggagtgggcgtGGGAGTCGGAGGCAATGCCTATTACACGGACTCGGATGTCAACTTCTTCAGCACAG gctacagcagcaacacacatGAACGCCCCAACAATAGCCCGCCcccgcaacaacagcaacagcaacagcaacagcagcagcaaaatggcaacacgaacaccaacaacaacaacagcagcggcaacagcagcaacaattcgatgctgccgcctgctgtgcAACAGCAAAGCTCCAGCGACACaaacaacaccagcaacaataacaataacaacaacaacaatacgaATCcaagcaacaataacaataacaacaacaacaacatcaattACCAACTGGCCGCCATGGCTGCGATCTACCAGCATCAGATGAAGGAGGAGCCCGGAACTCAGAACGgaagcggcggcagtggcggatCCTATGCGGCAGGAGGACCCAATGGCAGTCAGAACGATCCCACCGATCTCAGTAGCTATGGCCTGTCGCCGCATCTGGCCGCTGCCTACAGcgcaggcggcagtggcagcagcagtgggggAGGCACAGCATCCACTGGGGCGGCGGGTGATGACAGCGATTACCACAGCACCATCTCGGCGCAGGAGCACCAGAGCCAGGCCTCGAGCGgaggcaatggcagtggcaacaacagcaccggcaacagcaacggctaCGGCATGGATGGCAGTCCGGACTTTTACAACTCGTACGGACGGGGACGCTTCCATGACTACCCGCCAGAGTTCACGCCCTACGATGCCCAGTCCTTCCAGTCGATGGGCGGCCAGCCGACGGCCATGGACCAGTGGGGGGCACACACGCACCCCCATCCGGCGGCATACATGAGCACCCTGGGGCTGGACAAGTCGCTGCTCGGTGGCTACACGACGCAGGGCGGAGTGCCGTGCTTCACGGGCTCAGGGCCCATCCAGCTGTGGCAGTTTCTGctcgaactgctgctggacaagACGTGCCAGAGCTTCATCTCGTGGACGGGCGATGGCTGGGAGTTTAAGCTAACAGATCCAGATGAG GTGGCACGTCGCTGGGGTATACGCAAGAACAAGCCCAAGATGAACTACGAGAAGCTGAGTCGCGGCCTGAGGTACTACTACGACAAGAACATTATCCACAAGACGGCTGGCAAGCGCTATGTCTACCGCTTTGTCTGTGATCTCCAGAATCTAGTTGG CCACACACCTGAGGAGCTGGTGGCCAAGTACGATCTGAAGATTGAGAAGAAGGATGTGGACTAG
- the LOC117897858 gene encoding high choriolytic enzyme 1: protein MNKVFLLLALGLAICQAVPLAVSYDDEDDTEVVELPGNGIEEEPAPVLGKDIIDLTPLGASLYGMPDQELTAVLVGNFSADSDEVNPEELGSYLEGDILVPQSDLIMKNGLPTQSSRWPQGVVPYEIRGNFNARDRATIENAIAEYHRRTCIRFVQRSSQRDYISIVSGSSGCWSSVGRVGGKQEVNLQSPGCLSRPGTAMHELMHALGFLHEQNRMERDGYVAIQYGNVQSSAMNNFEKAARTEAFGVPYDYGSVMHYSKNAFSINGQPTIVPMQSQGADQMGQRNGFSDLDIQKLNRMYDCGSVGAGPSFPASPITAPGAVLAPAPAAGSGNPIVDSFLGGLISGLGLGEEEEQKQASTQ, encoded by the exons ATGAATAAAGTGTTTCTCCTGCTAGCTTTGGGTCTGGCCATCTGCCAGGCGGTGCCTCTGGCAGTGTCGtacgacgatgaggatgacaCGGAGGTGGTGGAGCTGCCGGGAAATGGAATTGAAGAGGAGCCAGCACCCGTCCTGGGCAAGGACATCATTGATTTGACGCCCCTGGGCGCATCGCTGTACGGGATGCCAGACCAGGAGCTGACGGCCGTTCTTGTGGGCAACTTCAGTGCTGACTCCGATGAGGTGAATCCCGAGGAGCTGGGCAGCTACCTGGAGGGCGACATACTCGTGCCTCAGTcggatttgattatgaagaacgGCCTGCCCACCCAGTCCTCCCGCTGGCCCCAGGGCGTGGTGCCCTACGAGATCCGCGGCAACTTCAATGCCCGCGACAGGGCCACCATCGAGAACGCCATCGCGGAATACCACCGCCGCACCTGCATCCGCTTCGTGCAGCGCAGCTCCCAGCGCGACTACATCTCCATTGTGAGCGGCAGCTCCGGCTGCTGGTCCTCCGTGGGACGCGTCGGCGGCAAGCAGGAGGTGAATCTCCAGAGCCCCGGCTGCCTCAGCCGCCCCGGCACGGCCATGCACGAGCTGATGCACGCCCTGGGCTTCCTGCACGAACAGAACCGCATGGAACGCGATGGCTACGTGGCCATCCAGTACGGCAATGTGCAGTCGTCGGCGATGAACAACTTCGAGAAGGCCGCCCGCACCGAGGCCTTTGGCGTGCCCTACGACTATGGCAGTGTGATGCACTACTCGAAGAACGCCTTCTCCATCAACGGACAGCCCACCATTGTGCCGATG CAATCCCAGGGCGCTGACCAAATGGGCCAGCGCAATGGCTTCTCCGACCTGGACATACAGAAGCTCAACCGCATGTACGACTGTGGATCGGTGGGCGCTGGTCCCTCCTTCCCAGCCTCGCCCATCACTGCTCCTGGTGCCGTTCTTGCacctgctcccgctgctggcagcggcaATCCCATTGTGGACAGCTTCCTTGGTGGCCTCATCAGCGGCTTGGGTCtcggagaggaggaggaacagaaGCAGGCATCCACCCAGTAG
- the LOC117897857 gene encoding uncharacterized protein LOC117897857 — MDDIQPFNKTEFLEGYLVKHKELGKRQREYKKILSGKLKSRKETIIEASYENAIDQLEDEKNDLRAQIWVASGTTHQKNNQRYLELIRCHVDCQENLALDLGTLKTSITNMEREISRVNKEIYNLNRLTVPDQQHQAHVGRVRKKMTILENSLEVGVRQECGFTAANAELREQLIRILNHRTFFNDSYTKMVQKLNSDKKYLIDLIEYALNTFDGCIDVYEKIDNIAKREAKEREVRRVEMQGIMRRVAADGDNTAFLECKAKPRELADLQPKEYRRRDEFRRLHNKKINLYNSVLQKILDYTDSNNVEEVIEKFQQQESLYYSFFNYANEMSYHITLLNNSVNRLFEDIVALKRDNSNTLQEQLEQIASLEGQVARKQNSNMQLQKARESNDVRLENLLQGLETVCEMCSIDASPLALLLGDHTHVNLVNFSRFCKLLEVRVQEITASVYVMERQEEGRMDYVVKQIEKICELPTDLNDIVLTQQCPECAEGEAFNMDDGGDGVLIHTVPEARKKLYEKVTQPEMQYRLHSISQCRLPRSRLLAAKRNM, encoded by the coding sequence ATGGACGATATACAGCCGTTCAACAAGACGGAGTTCCTGGAGGGCTACCTGGTGAAGCACAAGGAGCTGGGGAAGCGCCAGCGCGAGTACAAGAAGATACTCTCGGGCAAGTTGAAGTCGCGCAAGGAGACGATCATCGAGGCGAGCTACGAGAATGCCATCGACCAGCTGGAGGACGAGAAGAACGATCTGAGGGCCCAGATCTGGGTGGCCAGCGGTACGACGCACCAGAAGAACAACCAGCGGTACTTGGAGCTGATACGCTGCCATGTGGACTGCCAGGAGAACCTGGCCCTGGACCTAGGCACCCTCAAGACGTCCATCACGAACATGGAGCGTGAGATCAGTCGCGTGAACAAGGAGATCTACAACCTGAACCGCCTCACGGTTCCcgaccagcagcaccaggcccATGTGGGGCGAGTGCGCAAGAAGATGACGATTCTGGAGAACTCGCTGGAGGTGGGAGTGCGCCAGGAGTGCGGCTTCACGGCGGCCAATGCGGAGCTGCGAGAGCAGCTCATCCGCATCCTCAACCACCGCACCTTCTTCAACGATTCCTACACGAAGATGGTGCAGAAGCTGAACAGCGACAAGAAGTATCTGATAGATCTCATCGAGTACGCGCTGAACACCTTCGATGGGTGCATCGATGTCTACGAGAAGATCGACAACATCGCCAAGCGGGAGGCCAAGGAGCGGGAGGTGCGACGCGTCGAGATGCAGGGCATCATGCGGCGGGTGGCCGCCGATGGGGACAACACCGCCTTCCTCGAGTGCAAGGCCAAGCCCCGCGAGCTGGCGGATCTGCAGCCCAAGGAGTACCGGCGGCGGGACGAGTTCCGGCGGCTGCACAACAAGAAGATCAACCTGTACAACTCGGTGCTGCAGAAGATCCTCGACTACACGGACTCCAACAACGTGGAGGAGGTGATCGAGaagttccagcagcaggagagtcTCTACTACTCCTTCTTCAACTACGCCAACGAGATGTCCTACCACATCACGCTGCTGAACAACTCGGTGAACCGCCTCTTCGAGGACATCGTCGCTCTCAAGCGGGACAACTCCAACACACTGCAGGAGCAGCTCGAGCAGATCGCCAGCCTCGAGGGGCAGGTCGCCCGCAAGCAGAACTCCAAcatgcagctgcaaaaggcCCGCGAGAGCAACGACGTGCGTCTTGAGAACCTTCTTCAAGGCCTCGAGACTGTCTGCGAGATGTGCTCCATCGATGCCTCACCCCTGGCCCTGCTCCTGGGCGACCACACCCACGTGAATCTCGTCAACTTCAGTCGCTTCTGCAAGCTGCTCGAGGTGCGCGTCCAGGAGATCACCGCCAGCGTCTACGTGATGGAGCGCCAGGAAGAGGGCCGCATGGACTATGTGGTCAAGCAGATCGAGAAGATCTGCGAGCTGCCCACCGATCTCAACGACATTGTGCTCACCCAGCAGTGCCCGGAGTGCGCCGAGGGCGAGGCCTTCAACATGGACGACGGCGGCGATGGCGTCCTCATCCACACCGTCCCTGAGGCCAGGAAGAAGCTCTACGAGAAGGTCACCCAGCCGGAGATGCAGTATCGCCTGCACAGCATCAGCCAGTGCCGTCTGCCACGCTCCCGCCTGCTGGCCGCCAAGAGGAATATGTAG
- the LOC117897856 gene encoding glutamate dehydrogenase, mitochondrial, giving the protein MLRNLTMALLKQRSPAQAQAQAQAQAHAPVQSQIQSRRHEHKMPEHLKKVASDKDPEFSAMVLYYYHQAAQAMESQLVKEMGKYSHMKPEERQARVSAILNLIGSVTTSVEVSFPIIKSDGAYEIITGYRAHHIRNRLPLKGGIRYAMDVDENEVKALAAIMTFKCACVSLPYGGSKGGVRIDPKKYTVGELQTITRRYTMELLKRNMIGPGIDVPAPDVNTSGREMSWIVDQYSKTFGYKDINAAAIVTGKPVHIGGINGRNSATGRGVWKAGDLFLQDKDWMDLLKWKTGWKDKKVIVQGFGNVGSFAAKFVHEAGAKLIGVKELDCQLFNKDGIDINDLIAYKEEKKSIKGYSKAQEAKGDLLEAECDILMPCATQKVITSENAGKIKAKLILEGANGPTTPAGEKILIDKGVLLVPDLYCNAGGVTVSYFEYLKNINHVSYGKMNSKTTSQLIHEVINSINESLNRCPDAEFPEIEPNKRLMRIRDCTKEAEIVDAALQTVMESAAAGIKATANKFETCNDLRKAAYIYAVFKIFNAVESSGISQQ; this is encoded by the exons atgCTACGCAATCTAACAATGGCGCTGCTCAAGCAGCGATCcccggcacaggcacaggcacaggcccaggcccaggcccatgcGCCGGTTCAGTCGCAGATACAGAGCCGCAGACACGAGCACAAGATGCCGGAGCATCTGAAGAAGGTGGCCAGCGACAAGGATCCCGAGTTCTCGGCCATGGTCCTATACTACTACCATCAGGCGGCCCAGGCCATGGAGTCGCAGCTGGTGAAGGAAATGGGCAAGTACTCGCACATGAAGCCCGAGGAGCGGCAGGCTCGCGTCTCTGCGATTCTCAATCTGATTGGCAGCGTTACCACCTCCGTGGAGGTGAGCTTTCCCATCATCAAGAGCGATGGCGCCTACGAGATAATCACCGGCTATCGGGCCCATCACATACGCAATCGTCTGCCCCTCAAAGGAG GCATCCGCTATGCCATGGATGTGGACGAGAATGAGGTCAAGGCGTTGGCTGCCATTATGACCTTCAAGTGCGCCTGCGTCAGCCTGCCCTATGGCGGCTCCAAGGGCGGCGTTCGCATCGATCCCAAGAAGTACACCGTCGGGGAGCTGCAGACCATCACGCGTCGCTACACGATGGAGCTGCTCAAGCGGAACATGATCGGACCGGGCATCGATGTGCCGGCCCCAGATGTGAACACCAGTGGACGGGAGATGAGCTGGATTGTGGATCAGTACTCGAAGACCTTTGGCTACAAGGACATCAATGCAGCGGCCATTGTTACGGGCAAACCGGTGCACATCGGCGGCATCAATGGACGCAACTCGGCCACCGGGCGTGGCGTGTGGAAGGCTGGGGATCTGTTCCTGCAGGACAAGGACTGGATGGACTTGCTCAAGTGGAAGACGGGCTGGAAGGACAAGAAGGTCATTGTCCAGGGATTCGGCAATGTCGGCTCCTTTGCCGCCAAGTTTGTCCACGAAGCGGGAGCCAAGCTTATTGGCGTCAAGGAACTCGATTGCCAGCTCTTCAACAAGGATGGCATCGACATCAAT GATTTGATTGCCTACAAGGAGGAAAAGAAGTCCATCAAGGGCTACTCCAAGGCCCAAGAGGCCAAGGGAGATCTGTTGGAGGCCGAATGCGATATCCTGATGCCCTGCGCCACTCAGAAGGTAATCACCAGCGAGAATGCCGGCAAGATTAAGGCCAAGCTGATCCTTGAGGGTGCCAATGGACCCACCACTCCCGCCGGCGAGAAGATCCTCATCGACAAGGGCGTCCTCCTGGTGCCCGATCTGTACTGCAATGCTGGCGGCGTCACCGTCTCGTACTTTGAGTATCTGAAGAACATCAATCACGTCTCCTACGGCAAGATGAACTCCAAGACCACGTCCCAGCTGATCCACGAGGTGATCAACTCCATCAATGAGTCCCTCAATCGCTGTCCCGATGCCGAATTT CCCGAGATTGAGCCCAACAAACGCCTCATGCGCATACGCGACTGCACCAAGGAGGCCGAGATCGTGGATGCCGCTTTGCAGACAGTGATGGAGTCAGCCGCCGCTGGCATCAAGGCCACAGCCAACAAATTCGAGACTTGCAACGATCTGCGCAAGGCCGCCTACATTTATGCCGTCTTCAAGATCTTCAACGCCGTCGAGAGCTCCGGCATTTCCCAACAGTAG
- the LOC117897854 gene encoding cell division cycle protein 16 homolog yields MPGENEASTADTSNDHIDLSIYRRLVKQFIEMRRYGTALFWAEKVAVLSGQEPRDVYYQAQCMYLLGEFHRAAHTIRHHKLEKNSLPCFNLLLESLYAAKEYNEADAMIQAVEVEMMTTSVINQPVDPGSGCYLESNSVFGGEENSRNELLASIFLVKGKVYEALDNRGTAMDFYVQALHKSIYCFEALEALVQHEMLMAWEEFELMHHLPLAQQSSEADAKFILKLYESRLKKYYELISARNGEEISPIVNPDVLKFIKEFTARVQQTCSSESQMPKVSALKVPLTPSQFVSPAQKVLEDLKAPSFSLQTSLSRASSLIDATHRSIFDASSRRRSRDHETDTLVPLGECLTRVQRSTDLMAAEAEKCFYDCDYKQCVKILNDLLKIDPFHNNALTIQIACLVENGDFNRLFYVAHKLVDRYPDKAISWYAVGCYYDMIGKSDPARRYLSKATALDRLYGPAWLAYGHSFANENEHEQAMAAYFKATQLMRGCHLPLLYIGVECGLTKNLELAEKFFMQAMNIAPLDVYVLHELGLIKYEYEYGGAATIFQCTVDIVKQRAKANNEEISARWEPLFINLGHSLRKIHKYEDALYNFQYALLLKPQSATTYTSIGFIHALLGDLDSAIESFHKSLSLNRDCIVTSTILKSCIEDLMDDTTTIDQICSAALRDVAKKITANSRRVLNSDKFNGMKLKFDEEEEYANSNSDSNMVVEMSFDT; encoded by the exons ATGCCTGGGGAGAATGAAGCCAGCACCGCGGACACGTCCAACGACCACATTGACCTTTCCATCTACCGCAGGCTGGTCAAGCAGTTCATTGAGATG CGTCGCTATGGAACCGCCTTATTTTGGGCCGAAAAAGTTGCCGTGCTGAGCGGCCAGGAGCCCCGCGATGTGTACTACCAGGCGCAGTGCATGTATCTGCTGGGAGAGTTCCATCGCGCGGCCCACACCATCCGCCACCACAAACTGGAGAAGAACAGCCTGCCGTGCTTcaacctgctgctggagaGCCTGTACGCGGCCAAGGAATACAACGAGGCGGATGCCATGATCCAAGCTGTGGAGGTGGAGATGATGACCACCTCGGTGATTAATCAGCCCGTGGATCCCGGCAGCGGCTGCTACCTCGAGAGCAACAGCGTCTTTGGCGGCGAGGAGAACAGCCGCAACGAGCTGTTGGCCTCCATCTTCCTGGTGAAGGGCAAAGTGTACGAGGCGCTAGACAACAGGGGCACAGCCATGGACTTCTATGTGCAGGCGCTGCACAAATCCATATACTGCTTTGAGGCACTGGAAGCTCTCGTGCAGCATGAAATGCTGATGGCCTGGGAGG AGTTCGAGCTGATGCACCACCTGCCGCTGGCCCAACAATCCAGCGAAGCGGATGCCAAATTCATCCTGAAATTGTACGAATCGCGCCTGAAAAAGTACTACGAGCTGATATCTGCACGAAATGGCGAGGAGATATCGCCCATTGTCAATCCGGATGTGCTCAAGTTTATCAAGGAGTTCACGGCACGCGTGCAGCAGACCTGCTCCTCAGAGTCGCAGATGCCGAAGGTTAGCGCCTTGAAGGTGCCCCTGACACCGAGCCAGTTCGTGTCGCCAGCACAAAA AGTTCTGGAAGACCTGAAGGCCCCTTCGTTCTCCCTGCAGACGAGCCTCTCGCGCGCCTCTTCCCTCATTGATGCCACACATCGCTCCATTTTCGATGCCTCCAGTCGCCGACGCTCGCGGGACCACGAGACAGACACTTTGGTTCCACTGGGCGAGTGCCTAACTCGCGTGCAGCGCAGCACAGACTTGATGGCCGCCGAGGCGGAAAAGTGCTTCTACGACTGCGACTACAAGCAATGCGTGAAGATCCTGAATGA CCTCCTCAAGATCGATCCCTTCCACAACAATGCGTTGACCATACAGATCGCCTGCCTGGTGGAGAATGGGGACTTTAATCGCCTGTTCTATGTGGCCCACAAGCTGGTGGATCGCTATCCGGACAAGGCCATCTCCTGGTACGCTGTGGGCTGCTATTACGACATGATAGGCAAGAGCGATCCAGCGCGTCGCTATTTGTCGAAAGCCACCGCTCTGGATCGGCTGTACGGACCGGCATGGCTGGCGTACGGCCACTCCTTTGCCAACGAGAACGAGCACGAGCAGGCGATGGCCGCCTACTTCAAAGCCACCCAACTGATGCGCGGCTGCCACCTGCCGCTCCTCTACATCGGCGTGGAGTGTGGCCTCACCAAGAACCTGGAGCTGGCCGAAAAGTTCTTTATGCAGGCCATGAACATTGCCCCCCTGGATGTGTATGTGCTGCACGAGCTGGGTCTGatcaaatacgagtacgagtacggtGGGGCAGCCACCATCTTCCAGTGCACCGTGGACATTGTGAAGCAGCGAGCGAAGGCCAACAACGAGGAGATATCCGCCCGCTGGGAGCCGCTCTTCATCAATTTGGGGCACTCTTTGCGCAAGATTCACAAGTACGAGGATGCCCTCTACAACTTCCAATAT GCCCTCCTGCTGAAGCCGCAGAGTGCCACCACGTACACTTCCATTGGCTTCATCCATGCCCTTCTGGGCGATCTGGACTCGGCCATTGAGTCCTTCCACAAAAGTCTGTCCCTCAACCGCGACTGCATTGTCACCTCCACCATTCTGAAGTCCTGCATTGAGGATCTGATGGATGATACCACCACCATCGATCAGATATGTAGCGCCGCCCTGCGCGATGTCGCCAAGAAGATTACGGCCAACAGTCGGCGTGTCCTCAATTCGGATAAATTCAACGGCATGAAGCTGAAGttcgacgaggaggaggagtatgCCAACTCCAATTCCGACTCGAATATGGTGGTGGAAATGAGCTTCGATACCTAA